A genome region from Oceanococcus sp. HetDA_MAG_MS8 includes the following:
- a CDS encoding YjbH domain-containing protein yields MAAYPTSRPLLSDSGYAGYTNVPTATLTPLGQMQLSVSDVIPFSEATDTQESDNYAFSLGLFSRLEIGGRLLSGGARGFSANTDTRRFDGSAVRDLSTNLKLKIWSRPNQPTVSLGLRDASGTGRFAASYVVATHRWRFLEATLGHGSQTLDGVFYGVRADLGRYFSVAFDEDTHQRTLLTELSTGDVWRGARVFLRYRALASGRNADQGFGIGATFDLGQTRRWQRLGYTAPTAILDPVNVVSGLEQRGQWAQSRSHRANAGICSQPALAETATALGLELVAVSISDQGKTVAMSMDGRRYHQSAVDAAGVALGVIAVHCPESQKAVVQVARDGLPQFWVSAPVQSLREGLFIASGPSPEFEFALGRHADAPDVPWRKQAVADVMLAPALRYGLATEVGVLDYSLGAETTLRVPLWKGAVAFYEGVDEFASSDDFADRRGDFRSFRLPSTWFNRGIYQTLPLSRWGALRAYYGRTQMFGFDSDLVSAELLLQPLQGSGLQLETRYFEAERRSDSLRAQEAMPEEVDSWTGTARYVWGAADAMLDLTWGRYQADDEGGQVRLTRFFGDTSLELSYVRDRQKDNEALRLGVGIPFGPRRMVAMGPVAIGARPNWSTTVQTTINARQNVIKPDLIRETILDESLSGRYFDRARLTRGYVQSSWPRMRDTFLVYAQKLLVGKQ; encoded by the coding sequence GTGGCGGCGTACCCAACGAGTAGACCGCTCCTCTCTGACAGTGGGTATGCTGGATACACAAATGTCCCCACTGCCACGTTGACGCCACTAGGTCAGATGCAGCTTTCGGTGTCAGACGTTATTCCGTTCTCCGAGGCCACGGACACGCAGGAGTCGGATAACTATGCTTTTTCCTTGGGCCTCTTTTCTAGGCTGGAAATAGGTGGAAGATTGCTGTCAGGGGGGGCGCGAGGGTTCTCTGCGAACACTGATACGCGGCGTTTCGATGGCTCAGCAGTCAGAGACTTGTCGACGAATCTCAAGTTGAAGATCTGGTCTCGCCCTAATCAACCCACGGTCTCTTTGGGGCTCAGGGATGCCAGTGGTACTGGTCGTTTTGCCGCTAGCTATGTTGTGGCAACACATCGCTGGCGCTTTCTCGAGGCGACATTGGGTCATGGTAGTCAGACGCTGGATGGGGTGTTCTATGGTGTTCGCGCAGACTTAGGTCGTTACTTTTCCGTCGCGTTTGATGAAGACACACACCAACGGACTTTACTCACTGAGCTATCCACCGGAGATGTTTGGCGGGGGGCGCGTGTTTTCCTGCGTTATCGAGCTCTCGCTAGTGGGCGTAATGCGGACCAAGGCTTTGGTATTGGGGCGACCTTCGATTTAGGCCAGACACGCAGGTGGCAACGTCTTGGATACACCGCACCAACTGCGATACTGGACCCAGTAAATGTGGTCAGTGGGCTGGAGCAGCGCGGCCAATGGGCACAATCGCGGTCGCACAGGGCCAACGCGGGCATCTGCAGTCAGCCCGCATTGGCAGAGACGGCAACTGCACTAGGGCTAGAGCTGGTTGCAGTCAGTATTTCTGATCAGGGCAAGACGGTCGCTATGAGTATGGATGGGCGGCGTTATCACCAGTCAGCAGTAGATGCGGCAGGTGTCGCTCTTGGTGTTATTGCCGTTCACTGCCCAGAGTCCCAAAAGGCTGTGGTACAGGTTGCGCGGGATGGCCTACCGCAATTTTGGGTATCAGCGCCCGTGCAGTCTCTGAGGGAAGGTTTGTTCATCGCCTCGGGGCCTAGCCCCGAATTCGAGTTCGCCTTGGGGCGGCATGCTGACGCGCCTGATGTTCCATGGCGCAAACAAGCTGTTGCTGACGTTATGTTAGCCCCCGCACTGCGTTATGGGTTGGCCACTGAAGTGGGAGTTCTTGACTACAGCCTTGGCGCAGAGACAACCCTACGTGTTCCACTCTGGAAGGGAGCGGTTGCCTTCTATGAGGGCGTGGACGAGTTTGCGTCTTCAGATGATTTTGCAGATAGGCGTGGCGACTTCCGAAGCTTCAGGCTGCCATCTACCTGGTTTAACCGTGGTATTTACCAAACCCTTCCGCTCAGTCGTTGGGGGGCACTGCGTGCTTATTACGGAAGAACACAGATGTTCGGTTTTGATAGCGATCTTGTTTCCGCCGAGCTGCTCTTGCAGCCGCTCCAAGGTAGCGGTCTGCAATTGGAAACACGCTACTTCGAGGCAGAGCGCCGGTCTGATTCGTTGAGAGCTCAAGAGGCTATGCCAGAAGAAGTGGACTCTTGGACAGGTACTGCACGTTATGTGTGGGGTGCGGCTGATGCCATGCTGGATTTGACCTGGGGGCGCTATCAAGCTGATGACGAAGGTGGCCAGGTCCGGCTTACCCGCTTCTTCGGTGATACCTCCTTGGAGCTCAGCTATGTTCGCGACCGTCAGAAAGACAACGAAGCGCTACGCCTGGGCGTTGGAATACCTTTTGGGCCGCGGCGCATGGTTGCGATGGGCCCCGTGGCTATAGGCGCCAGACCCAACTGGAGTACGACAGTACAAACAACCATCAACGCACGACAGAATGTGATCAAGCCGGACTTAATCCGCGAGACAATACTCGACGAATCCCTCTCAGGCCGCTATTTCGACCGTGCCAGGTTGACTCGGGGATATGTTCAGTCTAGCTGGCCGCGTATGCGCGACACATTTCTTGTTTACGCGCAGAAGTTGCTAGTAGGAAAGCAGTAA
- a CDS encoding peptidylprolyl isomerase: MATPESKLMAALKDDTILLDLFIESEAEISIFNDIQKRASSYPVLEAKAFRSQRTEWIKQAVTEASIPEPIDEAIIDELARERYSISKEKYRKPEKRKFSHILVSQAYFSKRQACDCADEDQPSNIDELIALLEYKIGLGYDFSELASKYSSDFGTARRGGSLGNWVAKNDGQLVKEFADAGFRIPAVGQVVGPVQTRFGYHFIRLDERLSGDIPPYSEVAENIKNLVRRDRVDSAKTSYLSSHYPNPSDLNKEQFRSLIQEVVNTIRSANQTTNIAP; the protein is encoded by the coding sequence ATGGCAACGCCTGAGAGCAAGCTGATGGCGGCGTTGAAGGATGACACCATCCTCTTGGACCTGTTCATTGAGTCGGAAGCTGAGATATCCATCTTCAACGATATTCAGAAACGAGCGAGCAGTTACCCTGTTTTGGAGGCAAAGGCGTTTCGGTCGCAACGCACCGAGTGGATTAAGCAAGCAGTGACTGAAGCCTCCATCCCAGAGCCCATCGATGAGGCTATTATTGATGAGCTGGCACGCGAGCGATATAGCATCTCCAAGGAGAAGTACCGCAAGCCTGAAAAGAGAAAGTTCAGTCATATCCTTGTCAGTCAGGCCTATTTCTCGAAGCGACAGGCTTGTGACTGTGCTGACGAGGATCAGCCGTCTAACATCGACGAGTTGATCGCTCTACTGGAGTACAAAATTGGTCTCGGTTACGACTTCTCGGAGCTGGCCTCGAAATACAGCTCTGACTTTGGCACGGCTCGTCGAGGCGGTTCTCTAGGGAATTGGGTTGCAAAGAATGACGGCCAGTTGGTGAAGGAGTTTGCCGACGCCGGCTTTAGAATCCCCGCGGTTGGTCAGGTGGTTGGGCCGGTTCAAACGCGATTCGGTTATCACTTCATTCGCTTGGACGAGCGTTTGAGCGGCGATATCCCGCCGTACAGCGAAGTTGCCGAGAACATCAAGAACCTGGTTCGCCGAGACAGGGTCGATAGCGCCAAAACGTCTTACCTGTCCAGCCATTACCCGAATCCAAGCGATCTCAACAAAGAGCAATTCCGGAGCCTCATCCAAGAGGTTGTAAACACTATTCGCAGCGCTAACCAAACCACCAACATTGCCCCATGA
- a CDS encoding GSCFA domain-containing protein, with amino-acid sequence MLIADDGLQSHAVSALTALSRRQSSKAVCRFPHRDDDARSSAGLIFPQVRAGFQFCPQDQIFTMGSCFARNIEEHLQAYNIPTTQFSVPKSEFDRRPNGLLNEYNPASMAQRLVWAAAGFDTRQVEDAAHIDADRCIDLLLPNGSGVTLERLLQRRAEIDAIYAQLRSCKVLIMTLGLVECWFDNKTHTWLNRAPHPRFVKQSPERFSFVRLNADQSTRLLEAALQDTFNSGVRNILLTVSPVPLGTTFSGTDCVLANSYSKATLRVVAENLSHTFSNQLDYFPSYEIVSSGGLSAFIGDQIHVKDEVVQRVVNYMLSHYERKGSSTE; translated from the coding sequence ATGTTAATCGCCGATGATGGCCTTCAAAGCCATGCCGTTTCTGCCCTGACGGCCTTAAGCCGACGCCAAAGCTCTAAGGCTGTGTGTCGCTTCCCCCACCGAGATGACGATGCGCGCTCGTCTGCTGGACTCATTTTCCCGCAGGTTCGAGCTGGCTTTCAGTTCTGTCCGCAGGACCAAATCTTCACGATGGGCTCATGCTTTGCCAGAAACATTGAAGAGCATTTGCAGGCATACAACATTCCAACGACACAGTTTTCTGTACCGAAGTCGGAGTTTGATCGGCGCCCCAATGGCTTACTCAATGAGTACAACCCCGCATCAATGGCCCAGCGCTTAGTTTGGGCAGCCGCCGGTTTCGACACCCGACAGGTCGAAGACGCCGCACACATCGACGCCGACCGGTGCATAGACCTACTTCTTCCCAATGGTAGTGGGGTCACATTGGAGCGTCTGCTGCAAAGGCGCGCGGAGATCGACGCCATTTACGCTCAGTTGCGCAGCTGCAAGGTGCTCATCATGACCCTGGGCTTGGTTGAGTGTTGGTTTGATAACAAGACTCACACATGGCTGAACCGAGCCCCGCACCCGAGGTTTGTGAAACAAAGCCCAGAGAGGTTTAGCTTCGTCAGACTCAATGCGGACCAATCAACCCGGCTACTCGAAGCGGCGCTGCAGGACACCTTCAACTCAGGGGTGCGCAATATTCTGCTCACCGTCTCGCCGGTTCCCTTGGGGACAACCTTCAGCGGCACCGATTGCGTGCTTGCCAACTCATACTCCAAGGCCACCTTACGCGTTGTTGCTGAAAACCTCAGTCATACCTTTAGCAACCAACTGGACTACTTCCCGAGCTATGAGATCGTGAGCTCTGGAGGGCTCAGTGCCTTTATTGGCGACCAAATCCATGTGAAGGACGAAGTCGTACAACGCGTGGTGAACTACATGCTGAGCCATTACGAGCGCAAGGGCTCGAGTACCGAATGA